The DNA region CGTTCAGCTCGTAAGCAGTGAATAATTTGCGGCCGGGTGAAAGTATTAATGTTCATCCGGCTGCATGTCTTATATCTAGTGTCTTTTCCAGCTTAATTTTAATGCGGAATTTTTAACACGCTGAATTTAAAGCTGTTAATTGCGCTGTTTTTGTCACCGTAACAGGAGAGATCGATTTTGGATTCGTTTTTTATTACAACTCCCATCTACTACGTTAATGCCAAGCCACATCTTGGTCATGCTTATACGACAATTCTTGCTGACTCGATGAATAGGTTTCACAAGTTAATGGGAGATGAAACTTATTTCCTCACCGGAACTGATGAACACGGTGATAAAATAGTTCAAGCAGCAGAGAAAGGCGGACAGACTCCAAACGAGTACGTTGACGAAATCAGCGCCTTGTTCAGGAATCTTTGGCCTGATCTGCAAATTGAAAATGATGATTTTATTCGGACTACAGAAGAACGCCATATTAAATGCGTTAAAGAAGTCCTGCAAAAAGTTTATGATAAGGGCGACATTTATTTCGGGGAATATGGCGGTCATTATTGCTTTGGCTGTGAAAGATTTTATACCGAAAAAGAGCTTGTTGACGGCAAATGCCCTCAGCATGAAACTGTGCCTGAATATATTGCTGAAAAAAATTATTTCTTCAAAATGGCAAAATATCAAGATTGGCTTATCGGACATATTAATGCCAATCCTGATTTTATCCGTCCTGAAAGATATCGTAACGAAGTGTTAAGCCTTCTTAAATCAGGCGAGCTCGAAGATTTATGTATTTCACGTCCAAAAAGCCGTCTTGAGTGGGGGATTGAACTTCCCTTTGATAAAGACTTTGTTACATATGTTTGGTTTGATGCTTTAATCAATTATATCACCGCACTTGAGTATCCTGATGGTGATAAATTTAAAAAATTCTGGCCGGTAGCAAACCATCTTGTTGCCAAAGACATTCTCAAACCGCACGCTATTTTCTGGCCGACAATGCTTAAAGCCGCTGAAATTGAGCCTTATCAGAACCTTAATGTGCATGGGTATTGGCTGATTAAAGATACCAAGATGTCCAAATCTCTCGGGAATGTAGTAGAACCTCTTGAGATGGCACAAAAATATGGAGTTAACGCATTTCGTTATTTCCTTATGCGTGAAATGGTTTTTGGTAATGATTCAAGCTTTTCAGAAGAAGCTCTTGTTACCCGCCTTAACGCTGACCTTGCGAACGACCTTGGGAATCTTTTCAGCAGAACTCTAGCCATGACTCATAAATATTTTGGTGGGCTTGTTCCTCCAGAAGGTGACGAAGGGGAAGAGGATTGCGAAATTAAACGCATCGGTCGTACCAGTATGGCAGATTTTCAGCAGTGCTTTTTGGATGCTAAATTTTCCAGAGGCTTAGAAGCTCTCTGGGAACTTGTTCGTGGTTTAAATAAGTATATTGATACGACTCAACCTTGGACTCTTTATAAAGAAGAAAATACTTCACGTCTTGGAACTGTAATCTATGTTCTTTTAGAGAATATGCGTAAGATTGCAGTCCATTTGTGGCCGGTAATGCCCGAAGCCAGTGAAAAAATGTTAGCTGAGCTTGGAATCACTTTCCGACCTGAAAAAATTAATCTTCAAGGTGAAGTCGATGTCTGGGGACTGCTCGAACATGGATCAGAAGTAACAAAGTCTTCGAATCTTTTCCCAAGAGTTGAGTTTGAAAAAACTCCTCCTGTAGAAAAGAAAAAAAGTGCTAAAGCTTCAAAAAAGAGCAAAGAGTTAAAAACTAAAACTGAAGTTGAGGGTGTGATTGAGTTCCCTGACTTTCAGAAAGTTGATATGAGGATTGGAACAGTCCTTTCCGTTTCCAAGCATCCTGATGCAGATAAATTATTGATAGTTAAAATTGATACTGGAGATGACAAACCTCGGCAGGTTGTTGCCGGACTCGCAGAATTCTTCTCTCCTGAAGAGCTGGAAGGAAAGCAGGTTGTCGTTGTTACCAACCTTAAGCCTCGTAAGCTACGTGGCGAGGTGTCAGAAGGTATGATTTTGGCCGTTCGAAACGGTGATGGGATGGAACTTTTGACTGTTACTGCCGGTGTTGCTAACGGGTGTAAAGTTTCCTAGAGTAATTAATGTTATGTAATGCAAATATAAAAAGGCAGATCATTTTTGATCTGCCTTTTTTATGATCTAGAAATTTCTAGAATGAAAAGATTTTGATGAACTTGAAAGTCAGCTGTAATGTGGTGGTGGAGCATCTTCTACATTGCCAGATGCTGCGGCCATATCTTTTAGATCTTTCATTTGCCCGGCAAGAATATCAATTTTCTTTTCAAGCTCTGAAATTTGATTCTGCTGAGCAATAATAAAGATGTTCATTTCTTCAATTGTCCTATCTTGCATTGCAAGACTGGTTTCCAAAATTTCAATCCGGTCTTCTAGTGTGTTAGGGGTATTCATGAGTGCAAAATGCCAGAACACTTAGTAATAGGCAATTGGGTAATAGTGATTATTTAAAAATAATATAAAATAATTATGCAGGATGGAGTTGCAGTCATTTTTTGATATATTGTGAGAAGGGTATATGTTCGGGAGAAGTTGTTATGCTTTTTTCTTTTCAGGAAGATCGTAAGGAACTGAAGCTCCTTCTATAATAATATTTACAAGTCTTCCTTCTGTTCTTTCAATATATTCTTTGTAACTTTTAAGTGAATTCATCGTAGAAACAGTATCTTGAGTGTTAGACCAAACTCCTAGAGACTGTTGCAACTGATCATGGAGTTTCTTCATTTGGAGAAGATCTGCTGAAAAACGGGAAGAGTCATTAGCTAATATTTCAATGGATCTCCATTTGGTATTTGAATCCATAATATTCTCACTTAATCACTGCATCCGCATATCGGGATTGCAAAGATTTTTTTAGCCATTTCTTTGCCGAGAGCGTATTCAGAGGAGCGAATTCTGATGGTCATCCTTCCACAATTACTAAGTACATTTATAATAGTTCCGGGGATAATCCCCATTGAAAGCAGGCGTCCACAGAAGCATCTGCCTCCTTCTAAACTTATAACTCTTACTGACATGCTTTCCTTATAACAGGAGAGTGGTCTTGGTTTTTTTGTGTCTGGAATTATGTTCATTGCAAATGAAATTTAAATTCATTTAGACGGTTTGTCAATGTCCTATGCCTGTTTGAAATCAAAAAAGACGTAAATTAGAGACTTGCTCATCTGCAGGGAATGTTTTATGCATTCCTGTCTCTTAACAAGTCCTAAAGATAATATCTCAAACCAATATTTGGGTGGAGTTTATGCCTAAACGCACTGATATCAAGAAAATTATGCTAATCGGCTCAGGGCCGATTGTAATCGGTCAAGCCTGTGAGTTCGACTATTCCGGAACTCAGGCTCTTAAAGCACTTAAAGAAGAAGGTTATGAGGTTATCCTTGTAAACTCTAATCCTGCAACAATCATGACCGACCCTCATCTGGCCGATCGTACATATATTGAACCGATTGAGCCGGAAACGGTTGCTAAAATTATTGAAAAAGAAAGACCTGATGCTTTGCTTCCTACTCTTGGAGGTCAGACCGCTTTAAATACTGCCCTTGCAGTTGCTGAAGCCGGAGTTCTCGAAAAGTACGGTGTTGAACTTATAGGTGCATCCGTAGATGTTATCGAAAAAGCGGAAAGTAGAGAATTATTCCGCGCGGCAATGGAAAAAATCAATCTCAAAGTCCCTTTCAGCGGTATTGCCCGTAATATCGATGACGTCCGCTATTGGGGGAAGAAAATAAATTTTCCTATTATTATCCGTCCTGCTTTTACTTTGGGTGGAACCGGTGGCGGTGTTGCTTATAACATGGAAGATCTCGAAAAGATCGCCATGCGCGGAATTTCAGCAAGTTTACAAAGTGAAGTGATGCTCGAAGAATCCATTTTAGGATGGAAAGAATACGAGCTGGAAGTAATGCGCGATACAAAAGATAACTGCGTAATTATTTGCTCCATTGAAAATATTGATCCGATGGGTGTTCATACTGGAGATTCAATTACTGTTGCTCCTGCTCAGACTCTTACGGATGTTGAATATCAGATTCTTAGGGATGCCTCTTTAGCTATCATGCGTGAAATTGGTGTTGAAACCGGTGGATCTAATGTGCAGTTTGCAATTAATCCTGCAAATGGCGAGCTTGCAGTCATCGAGATGAATCCCAGAGTTTCAAGATCTTCTGCTCTTGCTTCCAAAGCAACTGGATTTCCTATAGCCAAGATTGCAGCTAAACTTGCAGTCGGTTATACTCTTGATGAAATTCCAAACGATATCACCCGCGAGACAATGGCTTCGTTTGAACCGACCATTGACTATTGCGTAATTAAAATCCCTCGTTTCACTTTTGAAAAATTCCCCGGATCCGAAGATTATCTTACCACCGCTATGAAGAGTGTCGGTGAGACCATGGCAATCGGGCGTACCTTTAAAGAAGCGTTGCAGAAGGGACTTAGATCTTTAGAAGTCGGGATGCCCGGTTTCGGTAAAAACTTTGAAAAACCTGCAATTGAACGCGATACTTTGATAGGTCTCCTGCGTAAACCTAATTCAAAACGTATTTTTGCCATTCGCGATGCTATGCTTTGCGGTTTCACTACAGAAGAAATCTTTGAAATAACAAAAATTGATCCTTGGTATTTAGATCAATTTGAAGAGCTTGTCCGCTTTGAAGGCGAGCTTAAAAAGTTTACTCTTGAAGTAGGCATGTTTTCCGGTAATGAAGAAATTCCGGCAATGCTTAAAAAAGCTAAAGAGTATGGTTTTTCTGATCCGCAGTTGGCAACTCTTTGGAAGCAATCAAACGAAGAAGTCAGAACGTTTCGGAAAAGTCTCGAAATTGAACCGACATATTACTTGGTTGATACTTGTGCTGCTGAATTTGAAGCTTATACTCCTTACTTCTACTCAACTTATGAGTCAGGGCAGGAAGCTAAGCCGATGGAAGGACGTAAAGTCATGATTCTGGGAGGCGGTCCTAACAGAATCGGACAGGGAATTGAATTTGACTATTGTTGTTGCCATTCCGCTTTTGCCCTTGAAGAGCTTGGCGTTAAGTCAATAATGGTTAACTCCAACCCTGAAACAGTCTCGACTGACTATGATACCTCAGACAGACTCTATTTTGAGCCGCTTACTTATGAAGATGTTCTTAATATTATTGAGTTTGAAAAACCTGATGGAATTATCATTCAATTCGGTGGTCAGACTCCACTTAATCTGGCGATTCCATTGCTCAAAGCAGGGGTTAAGATTCTTGGAACTTCACCGGATAGTATCGACCGCGCTGAAGACAGAGAAAGATTTCAGGCTCTTCTTAACAAACTCGATCTTAAGCAGCCTGCAAACGGAACAGCTCGTTCCCTTGAAGATGCTCAGAAAATAGCAACTGAACTAACTTATCCTCTGGTTCTTCGTCCTTCCTATGTTTTAGGCGGACGTGGAATGGATATTGTTTACAGTGATGAAGAATTTGAATCGTATTTCCGCGAAGCAGCGATTGTTTCTCCTGAACATCCTATTTTGATAGATAAGTTCCTTGAGAACGCTGTTGAAGTTGATGTTGATGCTCTTTCCGATGGTGAGCAGACATATGTTGCAGGTGTTATGGAGCATATTGAGGAAGCTGGAATCCATTCCGGTGACTCCGCATGTGTACTTCCTCCACACACACTAAGTCCGGAAATTGTAAAAGAGATTGAACGTCAGACAATCGCTCTTGCTGCAGAGCTTGATATTGTCGGATTAATGAATATTCAGTTCGCGGTTAAAGATGATGTTGTATATATCATTGAAGTTAACCCTAGAGCTTCCAGAACAGTTCCTTTTGTCAGTAAGGCTACAGGAATTCAGCTGGCAAAGTTTGCAACCAGAGTTATGCTCGGTGAAAAACTTGCTGATTTAGATCCTTGGTCTCAGCGTAAAGAAGGATTTTATTCTGTAAAAGAAGCTGTATTTCCGTTTAATAAGTTCCCGAATGTTGATGTAAAGCTTGGACCTGAAATGCGTTCTACTGGTGAAGTTATGGGTATGGACGTTTTACCCGGACTTGCTTTTATGAAAGCTCAGCTCGGCGCAGGGTTG from Desulfovibrio sp. UCD-KL4C includes:
- the metG gene encoding methionine--tRNA ligase produces the protein MDSFFITTPIYYVNAKPHLGHAYTTILADSMNRFHKLMGDETYFLTGTDEHGDKIVQAAEKGGQTPNEYVDEISALFRNLWPDLQIENDDFIRTTEERHIKCVKEVLQKVYDKGDIYFGEYGGHYCFGCERFYTEKELVDGKCPQHETVPEYIAEKNYFFKMAKYQDWLIGHINANPDFIRPERYRNEVLSLLKSGELEDLCISRPKSRLEWGIELPFDKDFVTYVWFDALINYITALEYPDGDKFKKFWPVANHLVAKDILKPHAIFWPTMLKAAEIEPYQNLNVHGYWLIKDTKMSKSLGNVVEPLEMAQKYGVNAFRYFLMREMVFGNDSSFSEEALVTRLNADLANDLGNLFSRTLAMTHKYFGGLVPPEGDEGEEDCEIKRIGRTSMADFQQCFLDAKFSRGLEALWELVRGLNKYIDTTQPWTLYKEENTSRLGTVIYVLLENMRKIAVHLWPVMPEASEKMLAELGITFRPEKINLQGEVDVWGLLEHGSEVTKSSNLFPRVEFEKTPPVEKKKSAKASKKSKELKTKTEVEGVIEFPDFQKVDMRIGTVLSVSKHPDADKLLIVKIDTGDDKPRQVVAGLAEFFSPEELEGKQVVVVTNLKPRKLRGEVSEGMILAVRNGDGMELLTVTAGVANGCKVS
- a CDS encoding SlyX family protein, yielding MNTPNTLEDRIEILETSLAMQDRTIEEMNIFIIAQQNQISELEKKIDILAGQMKDLKDMAAASGNVEDAPPPHYS
- a CDS encoding ferrous iron transport protein A; protein product: MNIIPDTKKPRPLSCYKESMSVRVISLEGGRCFCGRLLSMGIIPGTIINVLSNCGRMTIRIRSSEYALGKEMAKKIFAIPICGCSD
- the carB gene encoding carbamoyl-phosphate synthase large subunit — its product is MPKRTDIKKIMLIGSGPIVIGQACEFDYSGTQALKALKEEGYEVILVNSNPATIMTDPHLADRTYIEPIEPETVAKIIEKERPDALLPTLGGQTALNTALAVAEAGVLEKYGVELIGASVDVIEKAESRELFRAAMEKINLKVPFSGIARNIDDVRYWGKKINFPIIIRPAFTLGGTGGGVAYNMEDLEKIAMRGISASLQSEVMLEESILGWKEYELEVMRDTKDNCVIICSIENIDPMGVHTGDSITVAPAQTLTDVEYQILRDASLAIMREIGVETGGSNVQFAINPANGELAVIEMNPRVSRSSALASKATGFPIAKIAAKLAVGYTLDEIPNDITRETMASFEPTIDYCVIKIPRFTFEKFPGSEDYLTTAMKSVGETMAIGRTFKEALQKGLRSLEVGMPGFGKNFEKPAIERDTLIGLLRKPNSKRIFAIRDAMLCGFTTEEIFEITKIDPWYLDQFEELVRFEGELKKFTLEVGMFSGNEEIPAMLKKAKEYGFSDPQLATLWKQSNEEVRTFRKSLEIEPTYYLVDTCAAEFEAYTPYFYSTYESGQEAKPMEGRKVMILGGGPNRIGQGIEFDYCCCHSAFALEELGVKSIMVNSNPETVSTDYDTSDRLYFEPLTYEDVLNIIEFEKPDGIIIQFGGQTPLNLAIPLLKAGVKILGTSPDSIDRAEDRERFQALLNKLDLKQPANGTARSLEDAQKIATELTYPLVLRPSYVLGGRGMDIVYSDEEFESYFREAAIVSPEHPILIDKFLENAVEVDVDALSDGEQTYVAGVMEHIEEAGIHSGDSACVLPPHTLSPEIVKEIERQTIALAAELDIVGLMNIQFAVKDDVVYIIEVNPRASRTVPFVSKATGIQLAKFATRVMLGEKLADLDPWSQRKEGFYSVKEAVFPFNKFPNVDVKLGPEMRSTGEVMGMDVLPGLAFMKAQLGAGLRLPLEGTVFISVKDRDKEGIVPTAQIFKDLGFKILATGGTAEFLNAKGIETEKILKVNEGRPHVVDYIKNNDIDLLINTPSDKKTVSDSKEIRQTALLYGLAYTTTVAGAHAMALAIKDHRGKGLEVRCLQHYHNMIK